ATTTAGGTCTTATGTGGTTTTGTCAGTGTCAAGCATCCGGTATCGGGCATTAATTCTTCTTGTAGTTCACTATATACGATATACTAACTACTATTTAATGCCCCTTCCGCCGAACGTTGTACTCCGAACGTTTTTTATGTAATTATGTAATTACGATATACGAACTACGATATACGATCTTCGCGGGCTGCTTTCATTTCGCCCTGACATACCGCTGCCCCATCCACACGAGGACGACGCTGAAGATTATCTTTAGATACAGTTCGGGGAGGATATTGGCGATGGTCCCCCCGAGGTAGCCTCCCACAAGCGCCCCGACAGAGATCCCTGCCGCTATATTGAGCCGCACATTACCAAGCCTGTGATGGGTAAATGCGCCGGTCATGCTGATAGGGACCATGGCAAGAAGCGACGTCCCCTGGGAAAGCTGCTGAGGCATGCCGAGCAGGAGCACCATGGGCGGGATCATGATGACACCGCCTCCGACACCCATCATCCCGGAGACAAAACCGGCGACAACACCTGTTGCAAGGAAGATAACAATGCTCCCCGTCAGCCCTGGCTGAGAGCCTGATTTCGGCAAAAATCCCTTTATGAGCAGGAAGAGCGACACGCAGACAATCATGATACCGAAGGCCCTTTTCAGTTTTTTTTCAGGCAGAGAGTGGGCGTACAATGCACCGAACCGCGCAGTGATCATGGCAGTTGCCGCAAGCAATACGGCGCCCTTCCAATCCGCTGTCCCGTGGAGGTAATACGTTACGGCCCCCGCGAGGGCAGTGAAAACAATCGCCACAAGGCTTGTTCCGTGGGCCTTGTGCTGCGTGAGCTTGAGCAGTATGGTCATGAGCGGGATCATGATGACACCGCCTCCAAGACCGATGAGGGCGCCGAAAAACCCGCCCGAAAGACCGATGACCAAACTAATCAACCCGTTCATCATATCAAAGCAACCTTTTTCAGAATAAATGAGTCTCCACTATATCATATCAACAGAAGGTAATCCAGAAACGCGGACATGCAAACAGAAGAGCAGAAGATGAGAGGATGATGCTGGTCGGGTACATCTAAGAGCGAGATATGGGGGAAATATTGTCATCGCGAGGAGCGAAGCGACGTGGCGATCTTAAGGGTATAATCTATTGAATGAGATTACCACGCTTCGCTCGCAATGACCTCTCACCTCTCGCCCATGACCTCTCGCCTATCACCTATCACCTTCCACGGGGTTTATTCAATTACGAATTACGATTCACGAATTACGGGTGTTCTGCCGTGAGCTATGAGCTATGAACCGTGAGCTGTCTTTAATTTGCCGCTTGACTTGTCGTAGCCCATGCTATACAAATTGTCCATGCGGTTCATCGCTGATCTCCATATCCATTCCAGTTATTCCCGGGCAACGAGCAAGGACATGGTCCCAGAGGCGCTGTGGAAGTGGGCCCAGATAAAGGGCATTACCGTTGTCGGCACCGGTGATTTCACCCATCCCGCATGGCTTAAGGAGCTGAGCGAGAAGACTGAGCCGATAGGCAACGGCCTGTTGAGACTCAAAAAGGAACACGAGACCGATGACATACCGGCCTCATGCAGGGCTGATGTCTTCTTCATGTTCTCCTCGGAGATCAGCACCATATACAGCAAGAAGGGGAGGACCAGGAAGGTCCATTCCGTCATCTTCGTGCCTGATCTTTCCGACGCACTCAGGATCAACCTCGCGCTGTCAAAGATAGGAAACCTGAACGCCGATGGGAGACCCATACTGGGGCTCGATGTAAAAGAACTCCTGAGGATCGTCCTCGATACATGCCCCGGGGCGCTCTTTGTCCCTGCCCATGCATGGACGCCCCATTTCTCGGTATTCGGCGCCGTATCGGGCTTTGACTCCCTTGAGGAGTGCTTCGAAGACCTCACCCCTCATATCAATGCCATCGAGACCGGGCTGTCTTCGGACCCGATGATGAACTGGCGGCTCTCGGCCCTGGACAGGCTGACGCTGATCTCCAACTCAGACGCCCACTCTCCTGCCAAGATGGGGAGGGAGGCAAATATCTTCGATACAACCATCTCTTACGAGGCCATCACAAAGGCCATTGAGTCGGGCAATGGTTTTCTCGGGACCATAGAATTCTTCCCTGAAGAGGGCAAGTATCATTATGACGGGCACAGGGCGTGCAACGTGAACCTCTCCCCCGACGAGACGGCCCGGTGCAATTACCTCTGTCCTGCCTGCGGGAAAAAGGTGACCGTCGGGGTCTTGCACAGGGTCAACAAGCTCGCCGACAGACCTGACGGCTTCAGACCTGACAATGCGAAACCATTCCACTCCCTGATCCCGCTGCCGGAGGTCATTGCCGAAACCATGGGCACGGGCGCTGCCGGCAAGAGGGTCAACAGGGAATACCGGCAACTTATCCACCTGCTCGGCAACGAATTCAGGATACTGATGGATACACCCCTCCCCGACATCGAAAAGGCGGGGTCACCACTCATCCGTGAGGCGGTCTCGCGGATGCGCGCGGGAAAGGTCCACATCATACC
This region of Syntrophorhabdaceae bacterium genomic DNA includes:
- a CDS encoding sulfite exporter TauE/SafE family protein, with the translated sequence MMNGLISLVIGLSGGFFGALIGLGGGVIMIPLMTILLKLTQHKAHGTSLVAIVFTALAGAVTYYLHGTADWKGAVLLAATAMITARFGALYAHSLPEKKLKRAFGIMIVCVSLFLLIKGFLPKSGSQPGLTGSIVIFLATGVVAGFVSGMMGVGGGVIMIPPMVLLLGMPQQLSQGTSLLAMVPISMTGAFTHHRLGNVRLNIAAGISVGALVGGYLGGTIANILPELYLKIIFSVVLVWMGQRYVRAK
- a CDS encoding endonuclease Q family protein, with amino-acid sequence MLYKLSMRFIADLHIHSSYSRATSKDMVPEALWKWAQIKGITVVGTGDFTHPAWLKELSEKTEPIGNGLLRLKKEHETDDIPASCRADVFFMFSSEISTIYSKKGRTRKVHSVIFVPDLSDALRINLALSKIGNLNADGRPILGLDVKELLRIVLDTCPGALFVPAHAWTPHFSVFGAVSGFDSLEECFEDLTPHINAIETGLSSDPMMNWRLSALDRLTLISNSDAHSPAKMGREANIFDTTISYEAITKAIESGNGFLGTIEFFPEEGKYHYDGHRACNVNLSPDETARCNYLCPACGKKVTVGVLHRVNKLADRPDGFRPDNAKPFHSLIPLPEVIAETMGTGAAGKRVNREYRQLIHLLGNEFRILMDTPLPDIEKAGSPLIREAVSRMRAGKVHIIPGFDGEYGKIRIFENTERKQIKGQTTLF